In Pararge aegeria chromosome 17, ilParAegt1.1, whole genome shotgun sequence, one genomic interval encodes:
- the LOC120630869 gene encoding collagenase-like, giving the protein MKLLVIVVGLVAAAAAESPPIFQDYHEEIGIPAANRIKLLEESIDFDGSRIAGGQPSQLGSHPHLGGLLITLTNDIISICGSSLLSNTKAVTAAHCWRHMSHQARSFTVVLGSTRLFTGGHRTDTSNVITHDNYNMFNLNNDVAVITLSHVPYTNHIRNIALATGSSLYVGVWASAAGFGAHGDNVLVTETQAKHEVILQVTTNAICARTFGNYVVAPSTICVVTSNGRSTCGGDSGGPLIVSPEGSPILIGITSFGHRDGCQRGYPAGFARVTAFESWIRSNL; this is encoded by the exons ATGAAACTCCTGGTGATCGTCGTCGGTTTGGTGGCAGCAGCTGCTGCGGAGTCCCCGCCAATCTTCCAAGACTACCACGAGGAGATTGGTATCCCAGCGGCTAACAGGATAAAGCTGCTCGAGGAGTCGATTGACTTCGACGGTTCCAGGATTGCTGGTGGGCAGCCATCGCAACTCGGATCGCATCCTCATTTG gGTGGTCTCTTAATTACCCTGACCAACGACATAATCTCGATATGCGGATCTTCGCTCCTCAGCAATACAAAGGCGGTGACCGCAGCTCACTGCTGGAGGCACATGTCTCACCAGGCACGCAGCTTTACCGTCGTGTTGGGCTCCACCCGCCTCTTCACGGGGGGCCACCGCACTGACACCAGCAACGTCATCACCCACGACAATTACAACATGTTCAACTTGAACAACGATGTTGCTGTGATAACCTTGAGCCACGTCCCTTACACCA ACCACATCAGAAACATAGCGCTTGCTACTGGAAGCAGCCTATACGTCGGCGTTTGGGCATCCGCAGCCGGATTCGGTGCCCATGGTGATA ACGTTCTCGTGACCGAGACTCAGGCTAAGCACGAGGTTATACTTCAAGTGACCACCAACGCCATCTGTGCCCGAACCTTCGGCAACTATGTCGTTGCACCCTCCACCATCTGTGTGGTCACCTCTAATGGACGCAGCACCTGTGGCGGCGACTCTGGCGGCCCTCTTATCGTCAGCCCTGAAGGCAGTCCCATCCTG ATCGGTATCACTTCCTTCGGCCACCGTGATGGCTGCCAGCGTGGATACCCAGCCGGGTTCGCCAGGGTGACGGCATTCGAATCTTGGATTAGGAGCAATCTCTAA